The Halocalculus aciditolerans nucleotide sequence GAACCGCCGGGCGTTCGCGCGGATGGTCGAGTCCTCCGCGAGCGACCACGACCTGATTCCGGGGCAGGCGTACAAGCCGGCGGTCGTGGCGACGGGCCTGGAGACGAGCACGCTCGAAGCGAGCCAGCGCGAGGAGGCGCTCCGCGAGTGACGACTCGCAGACTCGACGACTGGTCGGCGCGCGACCTCCGCGCGGTCGCGGCCGAGCACGGCACGCCGACGTACGTCCAGGACCTCGACCGGGTGCGAGCGAACTATGAGCGCCTCGACGACGCGTTCCCGGACGCGCGCATCCACTACGCGGTGAAGGCGAACGCCGGCCGCGCCGTCCTCAAAGCCCTCCGGGAGGTCGATGCAGGAGCGGAAGCGGCCTCCGCGGGCGAGGTCGCGCGGGCGCTCGACGCGGGGTTCGACCCGAGCGAGATCCACTACACGCCGGTGAATCCGCCGGACCGCGACCTCGACCCTATCCTGAACGGGCCGACGTCGGGGCTCACGGTTACGGTCGGCTCTCGTGACCTCCTCGACCGCCTCGACGCGCGCGGGTTCGACGGCCGGGTCTGCCTCCGCGTCCACCCGGGCGTGGGCGCGGGCCACAGCGAGGACGTGGCGACGGGCGCGGACGCGAAGTTCGGCGTGCCGGCCGAGGACGCGACGACGGTGCTTCGCGAGGCGGACGCCCGCGGGTTCGACGTCGTCGGCGTGCACGCGCACGTCGGGAGCGGGATGCTCACCGAGGAGGACGTCGAAGCGCACCGCGAGGTCGTCGAGGTCATCGCCGGCATCGCGCGCGACTCCCCCGTGGACTTGGAGTTCGTGGACGTCGGCGGCGGGTTCGGCGTCCCCTACCGCGAGTCGGAGGAGGCGCTGGACCTCGACGCAGTCGCGAACGCGACGCGGGACGCGCTCGCGGACGTGGACGCCGACCTCGTCGTCGAGCCGGGCCGGTATCTCGTCGCTGACGCGGGCGTCCTCCTCGCGGAGGTCGTGTCGACGAAACCGACGGGCGACGCGGTGGTCGCGGGCGCGGACGCCGGGATGACGGAGCTCCTGCGGCCGGCGCTCTACGACGCCTACCACCCGATTCGGTCGCTGGCGCGCGACGCCCACGACCGCCCCACGAGGACGGTGACGGTCGTCGGCCCGGTCTGTGAGTCGACGGACGTCCTCGCGGACGCGCGCGACCTCCCGCGGCCGGCGGTCGGCGACCTGCTCGCCGTCGGGAACGCCGGCGCGTACGGCATCGAGATGGCGAGCAACTACACGTCGCGGCCGCGCCCGCCCGTCGTCGCGGTCGAGGGCGACGACACACGGATAGTCCGCGAGCGCGAAACGATGGACGACCTGCTGCGGTTCGAGCGAGACTAATGACGACCACACCATACACTCTCTATCACGGCACGAGCAACGATTTCGCGGTCGTCGACGCCGCGAACCACGTCCCCGACCGCGCGGCGTTCGCACAGCGCGTCTGCGCCGACCTCGGCGTCGACGGCGTGCTCTTCCTCGCGCTCCAAGACGAGTACGAGCCGCCGCGCTGCGTGATGACGCTCGTCCAGCCGGACGGCTCGACGGCGGCGATGTGCGGGAACGGCGCGCGCTGTGCGGCGCGCTGGGTGACCGAGCAGACCGGCGAGTCCGAGGTGATGCTCGACACGCAGGCGGGCACGCGGCGGTCCACGGTGGACGGCGCGCACGTCGTCGTGGAGATGGGCGTCCCCGACTTCGCCCCGGACGCGGTCCCGGTGCGCGGCGACGCGCCGATGGACGGCGACGTCCTGAACGGCTACGCCATCACGGCGGTGAACACGGGCGTGCCGCACGCGGTGACGTTCGTCGAGGACGTCGACGCGGTGGACGTCGAGGGCGACGCGCCGCCGGTTCGGAGCCACGAGCGCTTCCCGGCGGGCGCGAACGTGACGTTCGCAGAAGAGACCGAGTGGGGGTTCGCACAGCGGACGTTCGAGCGCGGCGTCGAGGGCGAGACGCAGTCCTGCGGGACGGGCGCGGTCGCGGTCGCGGCGGTCGCGGCGCGCCACGGCCGCGTTCCGGGCGACGCGACGGTGACGGTCGCGCCGCCGGGCGGCGAGCTCGAAGTCTCGCTCACGCCGGGCGGTCGCGCGACGCTCGCCGGGCCGACCGAGCGCGTCCGCGACGGCGAAGCCGAAACGGAGCCGCGGGTACCGAAGCGATGACCGACGCCGAGTTCGACCCGGTCGCCTTCCTCGAAGCCGGCGTCCGCATCGACTCCACGGCGCGCGTCGACGAGATGCGGCGGTTCGTCCGGGAGACGCTCGGCGAGCACGGCGTCGAATCCCGCGTCGACGACGCCGGGAACCTCCTCGCGTCGAAAGGTGACGGCGGTGACGGCGACGGCGGCGGTGTCCTCCTGAACACGCATCTGGACACCGTGCCGCCGCACGTGCCGTTCGCGCGCGACGACGGGAGGGTTCGCGGCCGCGGCTCCTGTGACGCAATCGGGCCGATGGCCGCGATGCTCGCGGCGTTCCTCGCGGCGGACGACGACGCGGCCGTGACGCTCGCGCTCACGCCGGACGAGGAGACGAACTCCACGGGGGCGGCCGCACTCGACCTCGACGCGGACTGCGTCGTCGTCGGCGAACCCACGGGTCTCGACCGCTGCACGGCGGCCCGCGGGCGCTTCCAGGCGACCGTTTCGGTTACTGGAACGGCGGCGCACGCGGCGGAGCCGGAGAGCGGCGCGAGCGCGATTCAGGGCGCTCGACGCGCCCTCGAAGCCCTCGAAACCTACGACGGCGAGCGCGGACCGAGCCCGCACCCCGTGCTCGGCGCGCCGACGCTCACCGCGACGACCATCGAGGGCGGGAACGCGACGAACCAGGTGCCCGCGGAGTGCTCGTTCGTCGTCGACCGCCGGACCGTCCCTCCGGAGTCCGCGGGCGCGTTCTTCGACGGGCTGCGCGCGCACCTCCGCGCCGCCGTCCCCGACGCCCTCGGCGTCGAGGTCACGCCCGCCGAGCGCGACACGCCCTTCCTCGAAGCCTTCGCGACGGACCGCGACGAGAGAGTGGTGAACGCGCTCGGTGACGCGGGCGCGGGCCGGATTCGCCCCTTTACCGCCGCGACGGAGGCTTCCTACTTCGCGGCGGACGCCCCGACGGTCGTCTTCGGTCCCGGCGTGCTCGCCGACGACGAGGGCGCAGTCGCGCACGCCGACCGCGAGTACGTCGACGCCGCGGCCGTCGAAGACGCCGCCGCGATACTCACGGACGCTGTCGACGCGCTCGCCTGATTACTGGAGTTCGACGTCGAGGAATTCGAAGCGCGCGCCGCCCGACTCGCTCTCCCGAATCCGCATCGTCCAGCCGTGCTCGGCGGCGATACGGTGGACGACGCGGAGACCGAGCCCCGCTCCCTCGTGATTCGTCGACTCGCCGTCGAGCGCGGCGTCACGGTGCTCCGGCGGAATGCCGGGGCCGTCGTCCGCGACGAAGAACCCGGTACGAGCCGACGCGTCAGCCGGCGAGGGACCGGTACGAGCCGATTCGTCAGCGGGCTCGCGTTCGGTGTCGGCGTCGATGCGGCCGAGGGTGACGGCGGCGTCGTCGCCGGCGTGCTCGATGCTGTTGCGGAAGAGGTTCTCGAGGAGTTGCTGGAGGCGGCTGGGGTCGGCGGTGACGGTGGCGTCGGTGTCGGCGGCGAGGGTGGCGTCGCCGGTGTCGACGACGCCCCAGGCGTCGCGGGCGACGGCGTCGAGGTCGACGGGGGCGGCCGAGTGTGCGCTGTCGCCGTGGCGGGCGAGCGTGAGGAGGTTAGAGATGAGGTCGTCCATTCGTTCGAGGGCCCGTTCGGCGCGGTCGAGGTCGTCGACGTCGCCGGTCTCCGCGGCGGTCTGGACGGTGCCGAGGGCGATGTTGAGCGGGTTGCGGAGGTCGTGGCTGAGGACGCTCGCGAACTCGGCGAGGCGGTCGTTCTGTCGTTCGAGGCGTTCGCGGGCGCGGACGTGCTGGATTTCGTAGGCGGCGAGGCGGGCGCAGAGGTCGACGAAGCGGCGTTCGCGCTCGTCGAACCCCTCGGGGTAGGGGTCGTCGCCGGCGAAGCAGAGCGTGCCGTAGAAGTCGCCGTCGACGAGGAGTTTCGACCCGATGTAGCAGCCGAGGCCGAAGCGCTCGTAGCCGGGGTCGTCGGCGAGGTCGGCGGTGGCGTCCTCGAAGGCGACGAGTGCGTCGCGGT carries:
- the lysA gene encoding diaminopimelate decarboxylase — encoded protein: MTTRRLDDWSARDLRAVAAEHGTPTYVQDLDRVRANYERLDDAFPDARIHYAVKANAGRAVLKALREVDAGAEAASAGEVARALDAGFDPSEIHYTPVNPPDRDLDPILNGPTSGLTVTVGSRDLLDRLDARGFDGRVCLRVHPGVGAGHSEDVATGADAKFGVPAEDATTVLREADARGFDVVGVHAHVGSGMLTEEDVEAHREVVEVIAGIARDSPVDLEFVDVGGGFGVPYRESEEALDLDAVANATRDALADVDADLVVEPGRYLVADAGVLLAEVVSTKPTGDAVVAGADAGMTELLRPALYDAYHPIRSLARDAHDRPTRTVTVVGPVCESTDVLADARDLPRPAVGDLLAVGNAGAYGIEMASNYTSRPRPPVVAVEGDDTRIVRERETMDDLLRFERD
- the dapF gene encoding diaminopimelate epimerase, with the translated sequence MTTTPYTLYHGTSNDFAVVDAANHVPDRAAFAQRVCADLGVDGVLFLALQDEYEPPRCVMTLVQPDGSTAAMCGNGARCAARWVTEQTGESEVMLDTQAGTRRSTVDGAHVVVEMGVPDFAPDAVPVRGDAPMDGDVLNGYAITAVNTGVPHAVTFVEDVDAVDVEGDAPPVRSHERFPAGANVTFAEETEWGFAQRTFERGVEGETQSCGTGAVAVAAVAARHGRVPGDATVTVAPPGGELEVSLTPGGRATLAGPTERVRDGEAETEPRVPKR
- a CDS encoding M20/M25/M40 family metallo-hydrolase encodes the protein MTDAEFDPVAFLEAGVRIDSTARVDEMRRFVRETLGEHGVESRVDDAGNLLASKGDGGDGDGGGVLLNTHLDTVPPHVPFARDDGRVRGRGSCDAIGPMAAMLAAFLAADDDAAVTLALTPDEETNSTGAAALDLDADCVVVGEPTGLDRCTAARGRFQATVSVTGTAAHAAEPESGASAIQGARRALEALETYDGERGPSPHPVLGAPTLTATTIEGGNATNQVPAECSFVVDRRTVPPESAGAFFDGLRAHLRAAVPDALGVEVTPAERDTPFLEAFATDRDERVVNALGDAGAGRIRPFTAATEASYFAADAPTVVFGPGVLADDEGAVAHADREYVDAAAVEDAAAILTDAVDALA
- a CDS encoding sensor histidine kinase, giving the protein MTAVGDPETTDAIAALHRVTTDTDRDLGEKLTAILDVGVDYLDVDYGFVTHITGDEMRVEESVGGHPLLEPGETCPLDESYCRNVVDRDALVAFEDATADLADDPGYERFGLGCYIGSKLLVDGDFYGTLCFAGDDPYPEGFDERERRFVDLCARLAAYEIQHVRARERLERQNDRLAEFASVLSHDLRNPLNIALGTVQTAAETGDVDDLDRAERALERMDDLISNLLTLARHGDSAHSAAPVDLDAVARDAWGVVDTGDATLAADTDATVTADPSRLQQLLENLFRNSIEHAGDDAAVTLGRIDADTEREPADESARTGPSPADASARTGFFVADDGPGIPPEHRDAALDGESTNHEGAGLGLRVVHRIAAEHGWTMRIRESESGGARFEFLDVELQ